One part of the Drosophila teissieri strain GT53w chromosome 3R, Prin_Dtei_1.1, whole genome shotgun sequence genome encodes these proteins:
- the LOC122621585 gene encoding protein hugin produces the protein MCGPSYCTLLLIAASCYILVGSHAKSLQGTSKLDLGNHISAGSARGSSSPASAALSEARQKRAMGDYKELTDIIDELEENSLAQKASATMQVAAVPPQGQEFDLDSMPPLTYYLLLQKLRQLQSNGEPAYRVRTPRLGRSIDSWRLLDAEGATGMAGGEEAIGGQFMQRMVKKSVPFKPRLGKRAQVCGGD, from the exons ATGTGTGGTCCCAGTTATTGCACACTGCTGCTAATCGCGGCTTCCTGCTACATCCTTGTTGGCAGTCATGCGAAGTCCTTGCAG GGCACGAGCAAACTGGATTTGGGAAATCACATCAGCGCCGGCTCTGCCAGAGGATCATCATCACCAGCTTCTGCAGCGTTGAGCGAGGCACGCCAAAAGCGCGCCATGGGCGACTACAAAGAGCTGACTGACATCATTGACGAGCTGGAGGAGAATAGCCTGGCCCAGAAGGCCAGTGCCACCATGCAGGTGGCCGCCGTGCCGCCACAGGGCCAGGAATTCGATTTGGACAGCATGCCGCCACTGACCTATTACCTGCTGCTCCAAAAGCTGCGACAGC TGCAGAGCAATGGGGAGCCCGCTTATCGCGTGCGGACGCCACGCCTTGGCCGCAGCATTGACTCCTGGCGACTCCTGGACGCCGAGGGGGCGACGGGAATGGCGGGCGGCGAGGAGGCCATCGGCGGGCAGTTCATGCAGCGCATGGTTAAGAAATCGGTGCCGTTCAAGCCACGCCTGGGCAAACGTGCTCAAGTGTGCGGTGGCGATTGA